Below is a genomic region from uncultured Erythrobacter sp..
TCCAGACCGCGTAGATGGTCGCCATGCTCATGAAGAAGGTGACGACGAAGATGAGCCGGGTCCAGCCGCTCAGCGGGCCGGTCAGCACGTCGCCGACCTGGGTGAACAGCCCGCGCTCGTCATCAAGGCGGGAGAGGAAGGCGCGGTCGTCTTCGGTGAGAGCATCGGTGATGCGGTTGTCAGGGGTGGTCATTGCAATTCTCCTTGGGATTGGGGGGAGGGATCAAGCGCGGCTTTGAGCTTGCGGCGCGCGTGGAAGAGGCGGCTCTTGGCGGTGCCTTCGGCGATGGACTGAACCTCGGCGATCTCGCGCAGGGTTAGGCCTTCGACGAAGTGCAGATGCGCGGCGAGTCGCTGGTCTGGCGGGAGCGCGGTGAAGGCCTGAGTGATCGCGGCGCTTTCCGATTGCGATGCGGGGAGCGCGGTTTCGAGCGGGTCGGGGGCAGCTTCGCGTTCGCGGATCACATCGCGCAAACGGCTCGCGCCCCGGCGGTGCAGAACGGCAAAGGCATAGGAGCGGAACCGCGCCGGAT
It encodes:
- a CDS encoding DUF6768 family protein, with translation MTTPDNRITDALTEDDRAFLSRLDDERGLFTQVGDVLTGPLSGWTRLIFVVTFFMSMATIYAVWMAFTVEGTRELVLWSAGAVVGFVGTGFTKDWFFSRMNMLNVLREVKRLQVQVALLSEDRN
- a CDS encoding RNA polymerase sigma factor, with protein sequence MTDKAHPPSVNNAAALFDEMLVVLVQKGDSHAGERLFQRWNRRLIRAARRYCGSEDGAHDLAQDCWVAIWKGLGTLRDPARFRSYAFAVLHRRGASRLRDVIREREAAPDPLETALPASQSESAAITQAFTALPPDQRLAAHLHFVEGLTLREIAEVQSIAEGTAKSRLFHARRKLKAALDPSPQSQGELQ